A genome region from Thalassotalea euphylliae includes the following:
- a CDS encoding peroxiredoxin-like family protein, which yields MMKLFVPAVIALSMLFTSASMAETKTMKTKPVAESAEWVSPLLNGQMVPNVDAVTIDGKSKPLKDVLAGKKTILFFYRGGWCPFCNTQMGQLKQLEPELKKAGFQLIGVSTDAPADLKKSVDSMSLEYQLLSDYNSTISQAFGLAFFTSQKTTERYLAAMKLSNPLQKNADGEERLVLPVPAIYVIDGKGLVQFSYVNPNFRVRLQPEILLAAAKLVK from the coding sequence ATGATGAAGTTATTTGTTCCTGCGGTAATTGCCTTGTCGATGTTGTTTACCTCTGCCAGTATGGCCGAGACTAAGACCATGAAAACCAAGCCTGTTGCTGAAAGTGCTGAGTGGGTTAGCCCACTATTGAATGGTCAGATGGTGCCTAATGTAGATGCGGTAACGATTGACGGTAAAAGCAAGCCTTTAAAAGACGTACTAGCTGGCAAAAAGACAATTTTGTTTTTCTATCGTGGTGGCTGGTGCCCATTCTGTAACACGCAAATGGGTCAGCTAAAGCAGTTAGAGCCTGAGCTTAAAAAAGCAGGTTTCCAGCTTATCGGTGTTTCAACTGACGCGCCAGCAGACTTAAAGAAAAGCGTTGATAGCATGTCTTTAGAATACCAACTGCTTTCAGACTACAACTCAACGATCAGCCAAGCATTTGGTTTAGCTTTTTTCACATCACAAAAAACGACAGAGCGTTACTTAGCGGCGATGAAGTTGTCTAACCCGCTTCAAAAAAATGCTGATGGTGAAGAACGCCTCGTATTACCAGTACCAGCGATTTATGTGATTGATGGCAAAGGTTTAGTACAGTTTAGCTATGTTAACCCGAACTTTAGAGTTCGCTTACAGCCTGAGATCTTGCTAGCTGCTGCAAAATTAGTGAAGTAA
- a CDS encoding META domain-containing protein, with the protein MTKGTTLVCVIATTLLLLSACSYQAPVNSVSQTPESTNSQQQTGQVSDESGLTRLYQRQWQLVQLAGTEALNGKGDKPVSLRFEPQKQQVSGFAGCNRYFGAYTIKQDALSFGHLAMTKMFCQQGMELEAKFAKAITQVSTYRFSEQFLEFIDQQGQTIARFKQD; encoded by the coding sequence ATGACCAAAGGAACAACTCTAGTTTGCGTTATCGCAACCACCTTACTATTGTTAAGCGCATGTAGTTATCAAGCCCCTGTTAACTCAGTGTCTCAAACCCCTGAATCTACCAATAGCCAACAACAGACTGGACAAGTTAGCGACGAGTCTGGGCTCACACGTTTATATCAACGCCAATGGCAACTCGTGCAATTGGCTGGAACTGAAGCGCTCAATGGCAAAGGTGATAAACCCGTTAGCCTTCGCTTTGAACCACAAAAACAGCAAGTCAGTGGTTTTGCCGGTTGTAACCGTTACTTTGGGGCGTACACCATTAAGCAAGATGCGCTGAGCTTTGGTCATTTAGCCATGACGAAAATGTTTTGTCAGCAAGGGATGGAGCTTGAAGCTAAGTTTGCTAAAGCGATAACGCAAGTGTCTACCTATCGATTTAGTGAGCAATTTTTAGAGTTTATTGATCAACAAGGCCAGACAATCGCACGCTTTAAGCAAGATTAA
- a CDS encoding methyl-accepting chemotaxis protein produces MFAKLKFAHKINLIAAVLIVLALSVLTVRNYTSANEEIHHQLQQSITEIASSVSGNIANWLNGKLAIVEAVATATTADTSGAEMFDITKQADNAGDFKNAYIAVEQSGEFILDDPNIQLPADFDARQRPWYQQVKQERTPSFTEPYVDATINQLLISAVTPIEQQGQFIGVAGGDILLDKVADIINSIEFLGLGYAYLVTEQGKILSHPEAQYIDKNISDLLGYQAPLNSELVDVDEQNQIVAFMPVKGISSVNWYLGVVLDQEKAYAPLASARNSAIVFGVVSVVVTVVLLNLLLSHLLKPIQQLSYAIKDISEGDGDLTKRLAVKSQDEIGKLSHDFNGFIDTIHQSMTQVHTVATTLNSQIGQVRSSTATGINMAEQQLSRGTNVSAAVTELNSSAQEISSNAATASSLTSAMHNQSQQGVDAISDNIVAINTLSNMMAGSSDDITKLSQETQNIGNILDVIKGVSEQTNLLALNAAIEAARAGEAGRGFAVVADEVRQLAQRTQVATTEIEVMIASLQQGSSAVVDTMAESQTNSSNSVALANIAGDKMQQVIGALADVERENHSVAVATEQQVNVIQSIDEDILQLMNLNQEGVGNLQQTQHACDELQSVFDDLNQLVRQFKV; encoded by the coding sequence ATGTTCGCGAAATTAAAGTTTGCCCATAAAATCAATTTAATTGCAGCCGTATTGATTGTGCTTGCGTTATCGGTACTCACGGTTCGAAACTACACTTCGGCGAATGAAGAAATTCACCACCAACTGCAGCAAAGTATTACCGAAATTGCATCGTCAGTATCTGGCAATATCGCCAATTGGCTGAATGGCAAACTCGCGATTGTTGAAGCCGTGGCAACAGCAACCACCGCTGACACGAGCGGTGCTGAGATGTTTGACATTACCAAGCAAGCAGATAATGCGGGTGATTTTAAAAACGCATATATCGCTGTTGAACAATCCGGTGAATTTATTCTCGACGACCCCAATATTCAGCTACCTGCAGATTTTGATGCAAGGCAACGCCCTTGGTATCAGCAGGTTAAGCAAGAGCGCACGCCATCGTTTACCGAACCTTATGTTGACGCCACGATTAATCAGTTACTTATTTCGGCAGTAACGCCGATTGAGCAGCAAGGGCAGTTTATTGGTGTTGCTGGCGGCGACATATTGCTTGATAAAGTGGCCGATATTATCAATAGCATCGAGTTTCTAGGGCTCGGCTATGCTTACTTGGTTACTGAGCAAGGCAAGATCCTCAGTCACCCAGAAGCTCAGTATATTGATAAAAATATTAGCGATTTATTAGGTTATCAGGCGCCACTCAATAGTGAGCTTGTTGATGTTGATGAGCAAAACCAGATTGTCGCCTTTATGCCCGTTAAAGGGATTTCATCGGTAAACTGGTATCTGGGCGTTGTGCTTGATCAGGAAAAAGCCTATGCACCGTTAGCAAGTGCTAGAAACAGCGCTATTGTTTTTGGTGTAGTGAGTGTGGTGGTGACCGTTGTGTTGTTAAACCTATTGCTCAGTCATTTGCTTAAACCTATTCAGCAATTATCGTATGCGATCAAAGATATCTCTGAAGGCGACGGCGATCTGACCAAGCGTTTAGCGGTTAAAAGCCAAGATGAAATTGGTAAATTGTCACATGATTTCAATGGCTTTATTGATACCATCCATCAATCCATGACCCAAGTACATACCGTTGCCACAACGCTAAACAGCCAAATTGGGCAAGTTCGTAGCAGTACCGCAACGGGTATCAATATGGCTGAACAACAATTAAGTCGAGGCACGAACGTTTCTGCCGCGGTAACTGAGCTCAATAGCTCGGCGCAAGAAATTTCGAGCAATGCAGCAACGGCGTCATCGCTAACGTCTGCCATGCACAATCAATCTCAACAGGGGGTTGATGCTATCAGCGATAATATTGTTGCGATCAACACACTGAGCAATATGATGGCAGGCTCAAGTGATGACATCACAAAACTCAGCCAAGAAACTCAGAATATCGGTAACATCCTAGACGTTATCAAAGGCGTTAGCGAACAAACTAACCTACTTGCTCTTAATGCGGCCATTGAAGCAGCTCGTGCGGGGGAAGCAGGACGAGGCTTTGCTGTTGTTGCTGATGAAGTGAGGCAACTTGCGCAACGCACACAAGTGGCAACAACCGAGATTGAAGTGATGATTGCTAGCTTGCAACAAGGCTCGTCGGCGGTAGTTGATACTATGGCCGAAAGCCAAACGAACAGCAGTAATAGCGTTGCATTAGCCAATATTGCAGGTGACAAAATGCAGCAAGTGATTGGCGCGTTGGCGGATGTTGAGCGAGAAAATCATTCAGTAGCTGTGGCGACAGAGCAACAAGTCAATGTAATTCAAAGTATTGATGAAGACATTTTACAGCTAATGAATTTAAATCAGGAAGGCGTTGGTAATTTACAACAAACTCAGCATGCCTGTGATGAACTGCAATCGGTGTTTGACGATCTTAACCAGTTAGTGCGCCAATTTAAGGTGTAA